TGCAGGCCGTGGCCACCGGGATCATGTGGCAGGGCGTGGCCACCGGCAAGCTCGATGCCATGCTTTCGGCCTGGCTGCCGGTGACCCATGGCGAGTACTGGGCCAAGAACAAGGACAACGTCGTCGACTACGGACCGAACTTCAAGGATGCCAAGATCGGCCTGATCGTCCCCGAGTACGTCAAGGCCAACAGCATCGCCGACCTCAAGACCGATGCCAGCTTCAAGAACAAGATCGTCGGCATCGATGCCGGCTCCGGGGTCATGCTCAAGACCGAGCAGGCCATCAAGGACTACGACCTGACCGGCTACAAACTGACGGCCAGTTCCGGCGCGGCGATGACCGCCGAGCTGGGCCGCTCCTACGCCAAGCAGCAGTCCATCGCCGTGACCGGCTGGGTGCCGCACTGGATGTTCGCCAAGTGGAAGCTCAAGTTCCTCGAGGATCCCAAGGGCGTGTACGGCGCCGCCGAGACGGTCAACAGCATCGGCAGCAAGGAACTGGCGAGCAAGGCGCCGGAAGTGGCCGAGTTCCTGAAGAGATTCCAGTGGCAGTCCAAGGACGAGATCGGC
This window of the Pseudomonas mosselii genome carries:
- a CDS encoding glycine betaine ABC transporter substrate-binding protein, yielding MATFTRVRRFLSVGAALVLTMSTAQAMAKEVSIGYVDGWSDSVATTNVAAEVIRQKLGYDVKLQAVATGIMWQGVATGKLDAMLSAWLPVTHGEYWAKNKDNVVDYGPNFKDAKIGLIVPEYVKANSIADLKTDASFKNKIVGIDAGSGVMLKTEQAIKDYDLTGYKLTASSGAAMTAELGRSYAKQQSIAVTGWVPHWMFAKWKLKFLEDPKGVYGAAETVNSIGSKELASKAPEVAEFLKRFQWQSKDEIGEVMLAIQEGAKPEAAAKDWLAKHPERVKEWTGK